CAGACAAGGAAATTGAGGAAGGTGCCGTTCTTGTTATTCAACTTCCTGCTAGGTCGGTGTGTAATGTATGCTATGGAGCTAATAGGAACTGTTATAGGTGTGACGGTACAGGTTATATAACTACATTGGAGGATGTCAAGGTAGTTATACCTCCAGGAGTTAAACATTCTGAGGTTATGTTTGTTGATCTGAAGAAAATAAAGAAAAGAAGAGGAGTAACAAAATTTTCACCTAATGATCTAAAAATAAAGGTTATGTGGTTGTCAGTTATGGATATAAAATGAACTATAGTTCTTTTGCGAACTTTGATATATCCTTTATCTTCACATCACCGCTTCTCTCTATCATCTTACTCCAATCCGAGAATATTGCTTCCTGATACAGAAACTGATAAGCAGAGAAGATTTTGTCCGCAACTTCTGAAACTTTTGACGGTATCCTGTCTCTAGAGATTATTTTATAAATTACCTTAGTCTGGTTGTCTATGTCTTGGATACCAACCTCTCCCGCAGGTTTCTTGAAAAATGATACCATAATTGAAATATCGTAAATACCTCTTGGTAAAGATAATGCTTCACCCTTAGTATCGGGAACGTACTCTGTCAAGGCTTTAACTATGCTAAATTTACCAGTTCTATAAGTTTTAACTCCATACAATCTACTTATGCCTGTAATGTCGTTCTTTGATAGAAGTTCCTTTATATTATTGAGTGCTTCCTTTATCTTGTCCGAATACTTGCCTTGTAGCGATGAATATTTATCAAGCACATACTTCAGAGATACATAATTTTTTACTTTCTCTTCAAGTGATGAGAATGGAGTTATACTACTAACCCTGTATATCACATATTTTCTGTTCTCAAAAAATGGTTTGGATATTTTGTTTATATCATCTGGTAATCCTGTTATTATGTTTTTGTTCTTTTCAGGGTCTAGTTTTACTAGGGTTTTCTCCTCGTAGTTCTCAACTTGGTTTGATATGAATGAGTATGCTGATTTTCTATCGCTGAAGATCAGTTTCTCAACTGTGATGGGTATCTTCGCATTGAGCGACATATCCTTGTAGTTTGATATGTAAAAAGCCTCAATATCTTTAGGGTTGGAGTTTATTTCACTTTTTCTTATGAACTCTACTTCATCAAACTCAACTATGTCCATTGAGACTTTTAGGTCATCAAGTGTCTTGAAGAGGTAGAAACTTGTTTGTGATCTCTTCGGTATTCTACTTATGAATGTGTTTATCTTTGTTGGTAGGTATGAAGATTTAAGCAGTGATTCAACATTTAATCTTGCTACCTTTATGTCTGATGATGTGATATCCGTTTTTCTTGCTATGTTGTAGACATTGTCTGCAGTTACTTTGTCTATAAAGTCCTCTGGTAGTGAGAAACCATTGTTTTTGGCGAACTCCTCTGTGAGCATACTAACAACAACATTCTGAACTGCTTTGTTAAGAATCTCTTCTTTGGTTCTGGTTTTATACATTTCACGGAGTCTCTCATACTCTCTTATAACAGGAGAGTTTCCGTAGAATTCAACACGCTTTCCATTTACTTCTGCTATATATTCCATATCTTGAGGTATAGCAGTTTGACCACTATAGGATAGAAATATAGAAACAGTGAATATGAAGGCTATGAATACAATAACCACAGTCGCCCAAAACCGCTTCCAGTTAAATTCCTTCTTCATACTTACCTCCAGTGTTGGAATATATTATATTTCATCTAGGATACTAGATAGAAGTTTTTGAATATTCTTTCATTAAACTTTGATGTTTTCTTGAGAATTTTTAGGACTGTTAAGGGAGTAATTTACAGTAAAGTCGGAGAGCATAACTTCAATATTGAAGATTAACCATATGCGAGTTTTAGGATTGAAAACCAAGAAAAATTTAGGTCAAAGAAATGCTTTAAACTCGTAATATAGATAAATTCCTAATTATCATCATAGTCTAAAGGACTATAAGTCCCCCCAGCTTTTACCAAAACTGTAATCAACTACTAGAGGAACTTTCAGTTTAACTGCATTCTCTAGGATTTGCTTTATTTTTGGGGACCATTCTTCCTCACTACCAGAAGGTATCTCAACGAGTATCTCGTCATGAACTTGTAGTAGCATCCTCACAGGTTTGTTCTTAAGAAATTCATAGAGTTTAGTCATAGCAATCTTGACTATTTCGGCAGCACTACCTTGTATAGGTGTGTTTATGGCTATTCTTTCTGGCTTTCCGAAGTTTAACTTGCTTCTGTCAAAGTTTTTGCCGAGTAGTTCTGGAATATTCCTTCTTCTTCCAAACATCGTCTCAACATACCCATTTGCAGAAGCAAACTCAAGTGTGTTGAAGATATAATCCTTTACTCCAATGTAGGTTTCGAAATATTTTTCTATTATCTCGCTCGCTTCTGAAGGAGAGATACCAAGTTGCTTTGATAACCCATACGGGCTTATACCATAGACTATACCAAAATTGATAGTTTTACCTAGTCTTCTATGCTCTGGTGTAATATCTTCAGGCTTAATCTTTAGAACTTTTGAAGCGGTTTCGGTATGAATATCTTTGTTTTGAATAAAATGTTCTATAAGTTCCTTGTCTTGCGATACGTCTGCTAGTACCCTAAGTTCTATCTGTGAGTAGTCAAAACTACCAAGCGAAAAACCATCCTCTGCTACAAAGGCTTTTCTAATTTTCTTTCCCACTTCATCCCTTACGGGAATGTTCTGTAGGTTCGGATTGCTTGAAGATAATCTACCTGTTGCGGTTATCGTCTGATTGAAGGATGTATGAACTCTACCTGTTTTAGGTATCACCATATTCGGAAGTTCATCAACATATCCACTCTTGAGTTTCATCAGTATCCTGTATCTTAAAATATGTCCAACAATCTCGTGTTCTCCAATAAGTTCTTCCAAAACTTCTTCGTCTGTTGAGTAGCCAGTCTTCGTTTTCTTAACAGGTTTCAGTCTGAGTTTTTCAAACAGAATAGAGGAGAGTTGCTTCGGTGAGTTAAGGTTAAACTTCTCACCCGCGAGTTCAAATATCCTATCAACAGTTTGATTAATCTCTCTATCAAGTTCAACACCTAAGTGTCTTATGTATTCAATATCAAGTTTTATACCGTTATACTCCATATTACCAAGAACTTCTACAACTGGCATCTCAATATCGTAGAATAATCTCTTAAGTCTATGCTCACTTTCTATCTTCTTGGAAAGTTCTTCGTATAGTCTCAAAATTATCTCTGCTTCTCTAGAAACCTTCTTCACAGTCTCTTCAAGGTTTGCTTCTGCAAAGATTGATATCTGATTATCCTCATCTTGCATCTTGTGTATCTCTATTCCCAAGTATTCACTAGCAAGTCTTTCTAAAGTAGGATTTGTCAGTTCAGGTCTTAAGACATACGACGAGATAGTACTATCAAAATGTATACTCTTTAACTCTACACTATATCTTTTCAAAACTACATACGCAAGTTTAAGATTATGCCCGACTTTTCTAATATTCTCATTCTCACATACTCTACGAAGAAAATCAGTTATTTGGTTGTAACTTAGTTCTGAAGGAATGTTGAAAGGAAGATAGTATCCAAACCCCTTATTCGTTGATAAACCAATACCTTCAAGGTTTGACTGCATAAAGTGTCTATCATCTGTTTTAATAACTATTGAGACAAGACCTTTACTTTCTATCTCCTTTTCCAATTTTTCTAGTTCTGAAGGTTTTGTAATCAGTTTGTATTCAAACATTTCTTCAACCTCGTTTAGAGGTTGCGGGGTAAATAATGACAAATCTGCGTCGGATTTAGTAGATAATTTGAGTTCTTTGATTATGGAGTTGAATTCGTAATATCTCAAAAATTCCATAACTTTGGGTGTTTTGATGTTATCAAGTGAAAACTTTTTTACAGGTATCTCAGTATCACTTGAAGAAAATAGTTTTAATAGAGTTTTGCTTAAGAATACATCTTCTTTACTTTCAGATAGTTTCTTCTTTATGGTTTCACTTAGTTCATCAAGGTTCTGGTAAATATTTTCTATCGTTTTATACTTCTGTATAAGTGGTAATGCTGTTTTCTCGCCGATTCCTTTTGCGCCGGGGATATTATCAACGTCGTCACCAATTAGTGATAAGTAATCAACTATGTATTCAGGTTCAAAGCCATTCTCTTCTATAAATGAACTTCTAGTTATCAACTTATAGTCTGTCTTTGAAGGTGAGAAAGAAATTATCCTAATGTTGTCTGATGTAAGGAGTTGTATCAAATCCTTGTCTCCGGAAACAATGTAAATTTCGTATATGTCTTTGTAATTATTGACTGCTACAGATATTATGTCATCTGACTCGTATCCCGGTATTTCAACGCACTCAATCTCGGCGGCTTTGAGGAATTCTATGGTTTTTCTAATCTGTAGTTTGAGGTCGTCTGGTGTTTTTTCTCTATTCATTTTGTATTCTTTGAATAAATCATACCTTTTGGTTTTCTCTCTCGGGCCATCAAGTGAGAAGATGACATTTTCAAACCGAAAGTCGTTGTATAGCTTTATGAGTGTTCTTATAGTTCCAAACACACCTGATGTGATTTCACCTCTTGATGTGGTTAAATGTCTTCCTGAAAATCCAAAAAATGACCTATAGACTATATTGCTTGTGTCAAAGATGAAAAGTTTTTCCATATATGTTATCTTAAAAAGATGTAGAAATTCGTATCAACTATGAATTTGATTGAAGTTTTGTAAG
This genomic window from Spirochaetota bacterium contains:
- the polA gene encoding DNA polymerase I, yielding MEKLFIFDTSNIVYRSFFGFSGRHLTTSRGEITSGVFGTIRTLIKLYNDFRFENVIFSLDGPREKTKRYDLFKEYKMNREKTPDDLKLQIRKTIEFLKAAEIECVEIPGYESDDIISVAVNNYKDIYEIYIVSGDKDLIQLLTSDNIRIISFSPSKTDYKLITRSSFIEENGFEPEYIVDYLSLIGDDVDNIPGAKGIGEKTALPLIQKYKTIENIYQNLDELSETIKKKLSESKEDVFLSKTLLKLFSSSDTEIPVKKFSLDNIKTPKVMEFLRYYEFNSIIKELKLSTKSDADLSLFTPQPLNEVEEMFEYKLITKPSELEKLEKEIESKGLVSIVIKTDDRHFMQSNLEGIGLSTNKGFGYYLPFNIPSELSYNQITDFLRRVCENENIRKVGHNLKLAYVVLKRYSVELKSIHFDSTISSYVLRPELTNPTLERLASEYLGIEIHKMQDEDNQISIFAEANLEETVKKVSREAEIILRLYEELSKKIESEHRLKRLFYDIEMPVVEVLGNMEYNGIKLDIEYIRHLGVELDREINQTVDRIFELAGEKFNLNSPKQLSSILFEKLRLKPVKKTKTGYSTDEEVLEELIGEHEIVGHILRYRILMKLKSGYVDELPNMVIPKTGRVHTSFNQTITATGRLSSSNPNLQNIPVRDEVGKKIRKAFVAEDGFSLGSFDYSQIELRVLADVSQDKELIEHFIQNKDIHTETASKVLKIKPEDITPEHRRLGKTINFGIVYGISPYGLSKQLGISPSEASEIIEKYFETYIGVKDYIFNTLEFASANGYVETMFGRRRNIPELLGKNFDRSKLNFGKPERIAINTPIQGSAAEIVKIAMTKLYEFLKNKPVRMLLQVHDEILVEIPSGSEEEWSPKIKQILENAVKLKVPLVVDYSFGKSWGDL